Proteins from a single region of Pseudomonadota bacterium:
- a CDS encoding DMT family transporter, with protein MSRDDAVARSSLRHVLWSRLWIYFALIFCGGIWGLVPTLAKSAVSDGAHPFGLTWWQAVGGGTMVLLISLTRGKRLPLDRQHIGFYVFCGIAGTIVPTLALFYSAHHVSAGIVAVLMASVAIAAYPLSIIFGIDRMQPVRVLGLCLGLAGVAMLILPGSGIGAGDPLWIVIALLIPFGYAAENVFVAIKSPRQTDTTTLVAGMLLMGGVMITPVVIATDTWYPITWPLNEAELAVIGIFVINVLSYVLFLALIYAAGPVFASMSGYFSVLTGIVWGMVLLGEDHGAWFWAALLSMLAGMALVRERAVHRRADTP; from the coding sequence TTGAGCCGCGACGACGCGGTTGCGCGATCCAGCCTGCGCCACGTCTTGTGGAGCCGGCTTTGGATCTATTTCGCGCTGATCTTCTGCGGCGGTATCTGGGGACTGGTGCCGACATTGGCCAAGTCAGCCGTCTCGGACGGCGCCCACCCGTTTGGCCTGACCTGGTGGCAGGCGGTTGGGGGCGGCACCATGGTGCTCCTCATCTCACTTACCCGCGGCAAACGATTGCCGCTCGACCGCCAGCACATCGGCTTCTACGTCTTCTGCGGCATTGCCGGGACCATCGTCCCGACACTCGCGCTTTTTTATTCTGCGCATCACGTTTCCGCCGGGATTGTCGCCGTCTTGATGGCATCGGTCGCGATCGCCGCCTATCCCTTGTCGATCATCTTCGGCATCGACCGCATGCAGCCGGTGCGGGTGCTGGGTCTCTGTCTGGGTCTTGCCGGCGTTGCTATGCTGATCCTGCCCGGCTCCGGCATCGGCGCCGGTGATCCCTTATGGATTGTGATCGCGCTCCTGATCCCTTTCGGCTATGCGGCCGAGAACGTCTTTGTCGCGATCAAGAGCCCGCGTCAGACCGATACGACGACTCTCGTGGCCGGCATGCTGCTGATGGGCGGCGTAATGATTACGCCCGTCGTTATCGCGACCGACACCTGGTACCCCATCACTTGGCCGTTGAACGAGGCCGAGCTGGCGGTGATCGGCATCTTCGTCATTAACGTGCTGAGTTACGTGCTGTTCCTGGCGCTGATCTACGCGGCTGGACCGGTCTTTGCCTCGATGTCCGGTTACTTCTCGGTGCTCACCGGCATCGTCTGGGGCATGGTCTTGCTGGGCGAAGACCACGGCGCCTGGTTCTGGGCAGCGTTGCTCAGCATGCTGGCCGGCATGGCGCTGGTCCGGGAGCGTGCCGTCCATCGCCGGGCCGACACGCCGTGA